The following proteins come from a genomic window of Solea solea chromosome 3, fSolSol10.1, whole genome shotgun sequence:
- the LOC131457134 gene encoding leucine-rich repeat neuronal protein 3, whose amino-acid sequence MKDVSFVDHLFVGLAMASFVLATEERSDCPKLCVCEIRPWFSPSSVYMEAQTVDCNDLGLFRLPETLPAGTQVLLLQTNNVAKIDKPLDYLANITEIDLSQNNLSLISDVNFGNLPQLLSLHMEENSIQNLPERCLAEVANLQELYMNHNLISSISTLAFQGLSNLVRLHLNSNKLTVIKREWFEPMPNLEILMIGENPILSVDDMNFKPLSNLRSLVLTRMNLSQLPEDALAGLDNLESISFYDNIFPEVPHSALRNAKNLKFLDLNKNPIVRIQRGDFVDMFHLKELGINSMPELVSIDSFALNNLPELTKIEATNNPKLSYIHPKAFYKLPRLETLMLNGNALSALHRITVESLPNLREVSMHSNPIRCDCVVRWMNMNKTNLRFMEPDSLYCVEPPEYEGQHVRQVHFREMMEICLPLISPESMPRLIKAQNASTVSLHCRAFAEPEPDIYWITPSGTRVLPNTVSDKFYMHPEGTFDIYDITENEAGLYTCVAHNLVGADLKSVSVEVNGYFPQPVNGSLNVVIKSVESHSILVSWKGGSGMLAPTIKWYTLSDVSHPTIAFTTRVPSDIQVFNLTHLSPATHYKVCVDVSSIHYTHDTKCVNVTTKGLKLEAKDTERWDAAVITVFGVLLAVISVACLLIYVSLRNHHLYGDVRKCDSKALLTPVEATSMHSPFFTKLWLSGKGLPSGVEVKATVINVSDNAF is encoded by the coding sequence ATGAAGGACGTGTCATTCGTGGATCATCTTTTTGTTGGCTTGGCCATGGCCTCTTTTGTTTTGGCCACTGAGGAGAGGTCGGATTGCCCAAAGCTTTGTGTATGCGAGATTAGACCCTGGTTTTCTCCCAGTTCTGTCTATATGGAGGCACAGACAGTTGATTGTAATGACCTGGGACTATTCAGACTGCCAGAAACATTACCAGCGGGCACACAAGTACTATTACTGCAAACTAACAATGTTGCTAAGATTGACAAACCCCTGGATTACCTGGCAAATATCACAGAGATTGATTTATCACAAAACAACTTATCCTTGATCAGTGATGTCAATTTTGGAAACCTTCCTCAGCTGCTCTCCCTTCATATGGAAGAAAACTCGATACAAAATTTGCCAGAACGATGCCTGGCAGAGGTGGCGAATCTTCAGGAGCTCTACATGAATCACAATCTCATATCCTCAATTTCCACACTGGCTTTCCAGGGTCTTAGCAACCTTGTTCGTCTCCATCTCAATTCTAACAAACTGACGGTCATTAAAAGAGAGTGGTTCGAACCCATGCCCAACCTTGAGATTCTGATGATTGGTGAGAATCCAATTCTTTCTGTTGATGATATGAACTTCAAACCTCTCAGCAACCTACGCAGTCTTGTTCTCACCAGAATGAACTTGTCACAACTTCCCGAAGATGCACTGGCTGGTCTGGATAACTTAGAGAGCATCTCTTTCTATGATAATATTTTCCCTGAGGTGCCCCATTCAGCcctgagaaatgcaaaaaatctAAAGTTTTTGGATCTCAATAAAAACCCCATTGTGAGGATACAAAGAGGGGACTTTGTGGATATGTTTCATCTTAAAGAATTGGGGATCAATAGCATGCCAGAACTAGTTTCCATCGATAGCTTTGCCCTCAATAACCTTCCTGAGCTGACGAAAATAGAAGCCACCAACAATCCTAAACTCTCTTACATCCATCCTAAAGCTTTCTACAAACTACCACGGCTAGAAACCTTAATGCTAAATGGCAATGCACTCAGTGCCCTCCATAGGATTACTGTTGAATCCCTCCCAAATCTCAGAGAAGTCAGTATGCACAGCAACCCTATCCGCTGTGACTGTGTAGTCCGCTGGATGAACATGAACAAGACCAATCTTCGCTTCATGGAGCCTGATTCACTGTACTGTGTGGAGCCTCCAGAGTATGAAGGGCAGCATGTCCGACAGGTGCACTTCAGGGAGATGATGGAGATTTGTCTGCCACTCATCTCTCCCGAAAGTATGCCAAGGCTCATTAAAGCACAGAATGCAAGTACAGTGTCACTCCATTGTCGTGCGTTTGCTGAACCAGAGCCGGACATCTACTGGATCACCCCATCTGGTACCAGGGTTCTGCCCAACACCGTCTCTGACAAGTTCTACATGCACCCAGAGGGAACATTCGACATCTATGACATCACAGAAAATGAGGCTGGTCTTTACACTTGTGTTGCCCATAATCTGGTTGGAGCTGATCTCAAATCTGTCTCAGTAGAGGTGAATGGATATTTTCCCCAGCCTGTGAATGGATCTCTGAATGTTGTGATCAAGTCAGTAGAGTCTCACTCCATCCTGGTTTCCTGGAAAGGTGGTTCCGGCATGCTGGCTCCCACTATTAAATGGTACACTTTGTCCGATGTCAGCCATCCCACTATAGCATTTACCACCAGAGTTCCTTCTGATATCCAGGTCTTCAACCTCACACATCTCAGCCCCGCCACTCACTACAAAGTATGTGTGGATGTCAGCAGCATCCACTACACCCATGACACCAAATGTGTCAATGTCACCACTAAGGGATTAAAGCTGGAAGCTAAGGATACAGAAAGATGGGATGCAGCAGTAATTACTGTCTTTGGTGTGCTCTTGGCTGTGATTTCAGTGGCCTGCCTGCTTATTTATGTGTCTCTGAGGAACCACCACCTTTATGGGGATGTAAGAAAATGCGACTCCAAAGCTTTACTGACACCAGTGGAAGCTACCAGTATGCACTCTCCATTCTTTACAAAGCTGTGGCTTTCGGGTAAAGGACTGCCAAGTGGAGTGGAAGTGAAAGCCACAGTCATAAATGTATCTGACAATGCCTTTTAA